Proteins encoded together in one Candidatus Xianfuyuplasma coldseepsis window:
- a CDS encoding extracellular solute-binding protein, translating into MKKIFALILMAVMAFSLAACGNDDQVVNIYTTRHYDTDDALFERFTEETGIEVNIVNDKAPALIEKIKAEGDLPQADLFFTADAGYLALAKQEGILQAIASDTLEANVPAKYRDIDDMWFGLTKRARVFLYDNAVDPTGLTYENATTMFPGELLIRSSSNIYNQSLVASFIELKGESATTAWVQDIVMNMARTPEGNDRGQAVAITNGYGTIAIANSYYYGLLVNETDTTSEYYGVADQVGIYFPNQGDGEGGVHINVSGAGVIKNASNAENAIRLIEFLSESSAQEEFSANNYEFPVNPNAEISDLLQSWLDNQGITVLREQDINLTALGEHNELAIIIMTNASWDNPDQ; encoded by the coding sequence TTGAAAAAAATATTTGCACTAATACTTATGGCAGTGATGGCATTTTCATTAGCAGCGTGTGGCAATGATGACCAAGTCGTAAACATATATACGACACGACACTATGATACTGATGATGCTTTGTTTGAACGATTCACGGAAGAAACCGGAATTGAAGTCAACATTGTCAATGATAAAGCACCGGCCTTAATAGAGAAAATTAAAGCGGAAGGCGATTTGCCTCAAGCAGATCTCTTCTTTACAGCAGATGCTGGATATTTAGCACTGGCGAAGCAAGAAGGGATATTACAAGCGATTGCGAGTGATACATTGGAAGCGAACGTTCCTGCAAAGTATCGTGATATCGATGACATGTGGTTTGGGTTAACCAAACGCGCTCGTGTCTTCTTGTATGATAACGCCGTAGATCCTACTGGATTAACCTATGAGAATGCAACAACGATGTTCCCCGGTGAGTTGCTAATCCGCTCCTCATCCAATATCTATAATCAAAGTTTAGTGGCTTCGTTTATTGAGTTAAAAGGGGAAAGTGCAACAACGGCCTGGGTTCAAGATATTGTAATGAATATGGCCCGGACTCCAGAAGGAAATGATCGCGGACAAGCTGTTGCAATTACAAATGGATATGGTACGATTGCCATCGCAAACTCGTATTATTATGGATTGCTTGTCAATGAAACGGATACCACCAGTGAATATTATGGTGTCGCTGATCAAGTAGGAATTTACTTTCCCAATCAAGGGGATGGTGAAGGTGGCGTTCATATTAATGTGAGTGGTGCAGGTGTAATTAAGAATGCTTCCAATGCAGAAAACGCAATTCGTTTAATCGAGTTTCTATCCGAATCATCTGCACAAGAAGAGTTTTCAGCGAATAATTATGAATTCCCTGTAAATCCCAATGCTGAAATCAGTGATTTATTACAAAGTTGGCTCGATAATCAAGGCATCACCGTATTGAGAGAACAAGACATCAACTTGACAGCACTAGGTGAACATAATGAACTAGCAATCATTATTATGACCAATGCTTCTTGGGATAATCCCGATCAATAA
- a CDS encoding GyrI-like domain-containing protein has product MKHEWRKHEKEIYMPKQKPTVLTIPPLPYITITGQGNPNSAEFSRVVEALYALSYGIKMAPKKGIVIDGYFDYTVYPLEGFWTLSDEGKARYTGEGVQDLKDFLAFKLMIRQPDFVTKDFFKKMQSRIYDSKKNPRILDAVFEVIAEKESVQMLHIGSYDDEVHSFQLMDDFCIENNFVRMSNDHKEIYLSDPRKVEESKLKTVLRFSIERR; this is encoded by the coding sequence ATGAAACACGAATGGCGAAAACATGAGAAAGAGATCTACATGCCGAAACAAAAACCAACCGTCCTAACGATTCCACCCTTACCATATATCACCATTACCGGACAAGGTAATCCAAATAGTGCGGAGTTCTCGAGGGTAGTAGAAGCACTCTATGCACTTTCCTATGGAATTAAGATGGCACCTAAAAAAGGGATTGTGATTGATGGATACTTTGATTACACTGTGTACCCATTGGAGGGATTTTGGACACTGTCGGACGAAGGAAAAGCACGATACACAGGAGAAGGAGTGCAGGACTTAAAGGATTTTCTTGCATTCAAATTGATGATTCGTCAACCTGATTTTGTTACAAAGGATTTCTTTAAAAAGATGCAATCAAGAATATATGACAGCAAGAAAAACCCACGAATTCTCGATGCCGTTTTTGAAGTAATTGCTGAGAAAGAAAGTGTTCAAATGCTTCATATTGGCTCGTATGATGATGAAGTGCATTCCTTTCAATTGATGGACGATTTTTGCATCGAGAACAACTTTGTACGCATGTCCAATGATCACAAGGAAATCTATCTTTCCGATCCGCGAAAAGTAGAGGAATCAAAGCTTAAGACTGTTTTACGGTTTTCGATTGAAAGACGATAA
- a CDS encoding GGDEF domain-containing protein, translating into MENFYRYDNNIYAFALLVILLFVVITKKDIFDYSRKLFYRMIVFNMVILVVEILAWAFDGINTSGAIVANYIFNVLLILMEPTMAAQWVTYVDYKIHGSRDRLRKRLYYLQPTIFAGILLVINIVYPVAFSLDEQNVYHRGEWLWLSLLFVFGMILYTVILAVKNRKELSDKMILFIAFFALLPVLISFIQLFVYGLILTWAVVALGVVFAYYLIEIAGNSEDHLTGLFSRKKMEEILTGKVEENETFSVIMIDLEYFKKINDQYGHKQGDEVLQQLSKVLLRAYKEEFYVTRIGGDEFLLISKQATRLNIEEYRDRLLREIKQSKNPLLLEIGISFGAKTFDSSMAYTEDSILDEVDRLMYEDKSKNKNYKRRRTD; encoded by the coding sequence ATGGAGAATTTCTATCGCTATGACAACAATATTTATGCATTTGCTTTACTGGTAATATTATTGTTTGTTGTTATTACAAAAAAAGATATCTTTGACTATTCTCGTAAATTATTCTATCGAATGATTGTTTTTAACATGGTGATTTTGGTTGTGGAGATTCTTGCCTGGGCCTTTGATGGAATAAACACGTCCGGTGCGATTGTTGCCAATTATATATTCAATGTATTGTTGATTTTGATGGAACCAACGATGGCTGCTCAGTGGGTGACGTATGTTGATTATAAGATTCACGGATCTCGTGATCGATTGCGAAAACGACTATACTATCTACAACCAACCATCTTTGCAGGAATATTACTTGTGATAAATATCGTTTACCCGGTGGCTTTTTCCTTGGATGAACAGAATGTATATCATCGTGGTGAGTGGTTATGGTTGAGTTTACTATTTGTCTTTGGAATGATTTTATACACTGTTATCCTCGCCGTAAAAAATCGAAAAGAACTGTCTGATAAAATGATCTTGTTTATTGCGTTTTTTGCGCTCCTACCTGTATTGATATCCTTTATTCAATTATTTGTTTATGGATTGATTTTAACCTGGGCCGTCGTTGCCTTAGGCGTCGTCTTTGCGTATTACTTAATTGAAATTGCAGGGAATTCTGAAGATCATCTGACAGGACTATTCTCTCGTAAAAAAATGGAAGAGATTTTGACAGGTAAAGTGGAAGAGAACGAAACCTTCTCCGTCATTATGATCGATTTGGAATACTTCAAGAAAATAAATGATCAATACGGTCATAAACAAGGTGATGAGGTTCTACAACAACTATCAAAAGTATTGTTACGAGCTTACAAAGAGGAGTTTTATGTTACGAGAATTGGTGGTGACGAGTTCTTGCTGATATCTAAACAAGCAACACGATTAAACATCGAGGAATATCGTGATCGTTTACTTAGAGAGATTAAGCAATCAAAGAATCCATTACTTCTAGAAATCGGTATTAGCTTTGGTGCAAAAACATTTGATTCATCAATGGCATATACGGAAGATTCAATCTTGGATGAAGTGGATCGACTAATGTATGAAGATAAGAGTAAGAACAAGAACTATAAACGACGAAGAACCGATTGA
- a CDS encoding ABC transporter permease gives MQRIIRRLHDRTIFVVVGFLVPLVIVLPLLRIGLNALEPRSLYYQTLLQNNILVTSVVATIELIIKVGLLSAFVGFIAAYFLTFYEIKFRKVINVLLVLPLGIPVYVAAYTYTNIFHYIPFLEAILRADFMMNGAVFIYSFFLYPYVYLASKSYLSKHITDYIEASETLGGQHLKLFIKIILPLSRPVIIGSVLFAIFETLSDFAVVEYYGVLTLSRYINLAWFSNGDFISASKLSVYILMIMFVLIFIERVSRRQKRYSSADVIHRPIRRYNPSKSMMYIIYVFIGTIIVLATILPITQMLVSVIMNTAYIERLDIIEITFNTLLITVVSTIIIIIVALLLATITIYIKGAKKHLLSSVSTIGYMVPSMVLALGIYILLIRVDQWLYHMFQGVGLNRMLFTSTIAIILFGFFVKFFSVAYTNLLSAYSKMNHHLLEASETLGESKLSTMVRVTIPMLSKSIIAVAIILFIDMAKELTIVYSLRPFNFKTLSTEVYRYAGNEMINIAAFPSLVIIAMCTLLILYLEGGSKRVKTP, from the coding sequence ATGCAACGTATTATCCGTAGATTACACGATCGAACAATCTTTGTCGTTGTTGGCTTTCTTGTTCCTTTGGTAATCGTACTGCCACTTCTACGCATTGGTTTAAATGCGTTAGAACCACGTAGTTTATACTATCAGACATTACTACAAAACAACATATTAGTCACAAGTGTTGTTGCAACAATAGAACTGATTATCAAAGTTGGTTTATTGTCAGCTTTTGTAGGATTCATAGCTGCCTACTTTCTGACTTTTTATGAGATAAAATTTCGAAAAGTGATTAATGTTTTGTTGGTGTTACCACTTGGAATTCCCGTTTATGTAGCAGCATACACGTATACAAATATATTTCATTACATACCGTTTTTAGAAGCGATATTACGGGCTGATTTTATGATGAATGGAGCGGTCTTTATTTATTCGTTCTTCCTATATCCCTACGTGTATTTGGCATCAAAATCATACTTGAGTAAACATATTACCGATTATATCGAGGCTTCTGAAACACTTGGTGGCCAGCACTTGAAACTATTTATTAAGATCATTCTACCATTGTCAAGACCGGTGATTATTGGATCGGTGTTATTTGCCATATTTGAGACGTTATCCGATTTCGCCGTTGTGGAGTATTATGGGGTACTGACGTTATCAAGGTATATTAATCTCGCATGGTTTTCCAATGGTGATTTTATCAGTGCATCGAAACTATCGGTATATATCTTGATGATTATGTTTGTACTGATTTTTATTGAGCGAGTTTCACGTCGACAAAAACGATACAGTAGCGCAGACGTCATTCATCGTCCGATAAGGCGATACAATCCATCAAAATCAATGATGTACATAATTTACGTATTTATTGGTACAATCATTGTTCTTGCAACGATTCTTCCAATCACGCAAATGTTAGTATCTGTCATTATGAATACGGCGTATATCGAACGGTTGGATATCATTGAAATTACTTTTAATACGCTGCTAATAACCGTCGTTTCAACGATTATCATTATTATAGTAGCACTCCTTTTAGCTACGATCACTATCTACATAAAAGGCGCAAAAAAACACCTTCTGTCGAGTGTTTCAACGATAGGATATATGGTTCCTTCAATGGTTTTAGCGCTGGGGATTTATATCTTATTGATTCGCGTTGATCAATGGTTATACCATATGTTTCAAGGTGTTGGGTTAAACCGGATGCTGTTCACCTCAACGATCGCAATTATTTTATTTGGATTTTTCGTGAAGTTTTTCTCTGTAGCGTATACAAATTTATTAAGTGCATACTCAAAAATGAACCATCACCTCCTTGAAGCGTCGGAAACATTGGGTGAATCGAAACTGTCGACTATGGTGCGTGTGACCATACCGATGTTATCAAAAAGTATCATTGCCGTTGCGATTATTCTATTCATCGATATGGCGAAAGAATTAACAATTGTCTATAGCTTACGACCATTTAATTTCAAAACACTGTCTACCGAAGTGTATCGCTATGCGGGAAATGAAATGATTAACATTGCAGCCTTTCCATCGCTTGTCATCATCGCCATGTGTACCCTCTTAATCCTGTATCTCGAAGGAGGTTCCAAACGTGTTAAAACTCCATAA
- a CDS encoding GNAT family N-acetyltransferase, with product MITLVQPHKDLEQEIFDYKAEMIEAGDTELSGCGSLDKYDDYDHWIRHIKTYSNKDTLPEGYVEGSQWVLVDTARNRVLGFVNIRHYLNDFLRNYGGHIGYSIRPSERRKGYAKLQLQLALHHLQSLGVQKALVTCDVANIGSYKTIEACGGVLEDIVYSKEHGHTKRYWITLKK from the coding sequence GTGATAACTCTCGTGCAACCACACAAAGATCTTGAACAAGAGATCTTTGACTATAAAGCGGAAATGATCGAAGCAGGGGATACGGAATTATCGGGGTGTGGAAGTTTGGATAAATATGATGATTACGATCATTGGATTCGTCATATTAAAACATACTCAAACAAAGATACGTTGCCGGAAGGATATGTCGAAGGTAGTCAGTGGGTATTGGTAGATACCGCGAGAAATAGAGTGCTTGGTTTTGTGAATATCAGACATTATCTCAATGATTTCTTACGGAACTATGGTGGACATATTGGGTATAGTATACGGCCTAGTGAACGCCGAAAGGGGTATGCTAAACTTCAATTGCAACTAGCGTTACATCACCTTCAATCATTAGGGGTTCAAAAAGCACTTGTCACTTGTGATGTTGCCAATATTGGATCCTATAAAACCATTGAAGCCTGTGGTGGAGTATTGGAAGATATAGTTTATTCTAAAGAACATGGTCATACGAAGCGGTATTGGATCACGTTGAAAAAATAA
- a CDS encoding ABC transporter ATP-binding protein, producing the protein MLKLHNIQFSYDKKQPILDDFNIDVDKGEIVAILGRSGSGKSSILRVIAGLETPQSGDVVIDGNIVNNVPTSKRNVGLVFQNHALFPHLTIRKNIEYGLFNMSSAMKKERCEEVAKKVDILELLDRYPHEISGGQKQRAAIARSLVTKPKILLLDEPFTALDQELKQSIRLDILRILKQFNITTIIVTHDIDDAIALHARVIQLQ; encoded by the coding sequence GTGTTAAAACTCCATAACATACAGTTTTCATATGATAAGAAACAACCGATACTAGACGATTTCAACATCGATGTAGATAAAGGGGAAATCGTCGCTATTTTGGGTAGAAGTGGGAGTGGAAAGTCCTCAATCCTTCGTGTCATTGCTGGATTAGAAACACCACAATCTGGCGATGTTGTGATTGATGGGAACATTGTGAACAACGTTCCGACATCAAAACGAAATGTAGGTCTCGTTTTTCAGAATCACGCCCTCTTTCCGCATCTGACAATTCGTAAAAACATCGAATATGGATTGTTTAATATGTCATCTGCAATGAAAAAAGAACGTTGTGAAGAAGTTGCGAAGAAAGTGGATATCCTAGAGTTATTAGACCGGTATCCTCATGAAATTAGTGGTGGCCAAAAACAACGTGCAGCGATTGCGCGAAGTCTTGTAACGAAACCAAAGATTTTATTGCTAGATGAACCGTTCACAGCGTTAGACCAAGAACTAAAGCAGAGCATCCGACTAGACATCCTTCGCATTCTAAAACAGTTTAATATAACAACGATTATCGTTACACATGACATTGATGATGCGATTGCGTTACATGCTCGCGTAATACAACTACAATAA
- a CDS encoding glycoside hydrolase family 5 protein, which translates to MGHTHLTVQGRDFYINGKPVYDEIENHPASKGLLMNSRFIQGIFDDKTDRIRYNRFGKVFDANQNTEDFIAALPQWYAYGLRAVTVGIQGGMPVFTTDVRTIDNNPFGPDGTSFDERYANRLDRIIRAADKIGMVIIINILYWAQSLRFNNDEAIIAALKTCSAFLKKGAYTNVIVDVANEYNIDMWNELPIIQNPKSMRKLIQLVQEETGGMLVGSSGGGGLIDKEVADASDVVLVHGNGLTRGEYYDFIQHVKTIAPNKPILCNEDSPCISRLDVAYETHTSWGHYDNFTKQEPPCDWGITKGQDFFFARRMAQVLGIDIPTLPKDEQFYLQGLEPLTVTQGKRWIRLTAEYPEKINYVNYYRNGKPIYRSYDEPYFLYRETTWIQGPWNVQEDDQEWTAEVVLSDGTKVIKTVADTEGES; encoded by the coding sequence ATGGGACACACACATCTTACAGTACAAGGTCGGGATTTCTATATTAATGGAAAACCTGTGTATGATGAAATTGAGAACCATCCAGCGTCAAAAGGACTACTGATGAACTCCCGTTTTATCCAAGGGATCTTTGATGACAAAACCGATCGAATACGGTATAACCGATTTGGTAAAGTATTTGATGCCAATCAAAATACCGAAGATTTTATTGCGGCATTACCACAGTGGTATGCTTATGGACTACGTGCCGTAACGGTTGGGATTCAAGGTGGAATGCCAGTATTTACCACGGATGTTCGGACGATTGACAACAATCCGTTTGGTCCCGATGGGACATCATTTGATGAGAGATACGCAAACCGATTAGACAGGATTATCCGAGCTGCGGATAAGATCGGTATGGTCATTATTATCAATATTTTGTATTGGGCTCAATCGCTTCGGTTTAATAATGATGAAGCGATTATTGCCGCATTGAAGACTTGTTCGGCGTTCTTGAAAAAGGGTGCGTATACCAATGTCATAGTCGATGTTGCCAACGAATATAATATCGATATGTGGAATGAACTTCCAATTATCCAAAACCCAAAAAGTATGAGAAAACTAATTCAACTCGTACAAGAAGAAACTGGTGGTATGCTTGTCGGTAGTAGCGGCGGTGGTGGTTTAATTGACAAAGAAGTGGCGGATGCTAGTGATGTTGTCTTAGTACACGGTAACGGACTTACCAGAGGTGAGTACTATGACTTTATTCAACATGTGAAAACGATCGCTCCGAACAAACCAATTCTTTGTAATGAAGATTCTCCGTGTATCTCACGATTAGATGTTGCTTATGAAACGCATACATCGTGGGGACACTATGATAATTTTACCAAACAGGAACCCCCATGCGATTGGGGTATCACCAAAGGACAAGATTTCTTTTTTGCGAGACGTATGGCACAAGTACTGGGCATTGATATTCCTACATTACCTAAAGATGAACAATTCTATCTTCAAGGGTTAGAACCTCTTACAGTAACGCAAGGAAAACGATGGATACGTCTGACCGCAGAATATCCGGAAAAAATTAACTATGTAAATTATTATCGCAATGGGAAACCAATCTATCGCTCGTATGATGAACCGTATTTTCTATATCGTGAAACCACATGGATTCAAGGACCGTGGAATGTTCAAGAAGACGATCAAGAATGGACTGCAGAAGTGGTACTTAGTGATGGTACAAAAGTAATAAAAACGGTTGCTGATACCGAAGGTGAATCGTGA